The following coding sequences lie in one Prionailurus viverrinus isolate Anna chromosome X, UM_Priviv_1.0, whole genome shotgun sequence genomic window:
- the SLC25A14 gene encoding brain mitochondrial carrier protein 1 isoform X5 — protein MSGLNWKPFVYGGLASIVAEFGTFPVDLTKTRLQVQGQSIDVRFKEIKYRGMFHALFRIYKEEGVLALYSGIAPALLRQASYGTIKIGIYQSLKRLFVERLEDETLLINMICGVVSGVISSAIANPTDVLKIRMQAQGSLFQGSMIGSFIDIYQQEGARGLWRGVVPTAQRAAIVVGVELPVYDITKKHLILSGVMGDTILTHFVSSFTCGLAGALASNPVDVVRTRMMNQRAIVGHVDLYKGTLDGILKMWKHEGFFALYKGFWPNWLRLGPWNIIFFITYEQLKRLQI, from the exons GAACTTTCCCTGTGGACCTGACTAAAACACGCCTTCAAGTTCAGGGCCAAAGCATTGATGTccgttttaaagaaataaaataccgAGGAATGTTTCATGCCTTGTTCCGAATCTATAAAGAAGAAGGCGTATTGGCTTTGTATTCTGG AATTGCTCCTGCTTTGCTAAGACAGGCATCATATGGCACCATCAAAATTGGCATTTACCAAAGCTTGAAGAGATTATTTGTAGAACGTCTAGAAG atgaaactCTTCTAATTAATATGATCTGTGGGGTAGTGTCAGGAGTGATATCTTCCGCTATAGCCAACCCCACTGATGTACTAAAG ATTCGAATGCAGGCTCAAGGAAGTCTGTTCCAAGGCAGCATGATTGGCAGCTTCATCGATATATACCAACAAGAAGGTGCCAGGGGTCTGTGGAGG GGTGTTGTCCCAACTGCTCAGCGGGCTGCCATTGTTGTGGGCGTGGAGTTACCAGTCTATGATATTACAAAGAAGCACTTAATATTGTCAGGGGTGATGGGAGACACAATTTTAACTCACTTTGT ttccAGCTTTACATGCGGCTTGGCTGGTGCTCTGGCTTCCAATCCAGTTGATGTGGTTCGAACTCGCATGATGAACCAGAGGGCAATCGTGGGACATGTGGACCTTTACAAGGGTACTTTGGATGGTATTTTAAAG ATGTGGAAACATGAGGGATTTTTTGCACTCTATAAAGGATTTTGGCCAAACTGGCTTCGACTTGGACCCTGGAACATCATT TTTTTTATTACATATGAGCAGCTCAAGAGGCTTCAAATCTAA